GGAGAACAGCAAACTTCCGGAGGGAGTGACAATAGCCTACACTTCCCGCTGTAAGAACGGTGTGGTCAGTGAGGGCGAAAATGGACGCAAGTGCTCCAATATCTCCATCGGAGATCAGGTGAGAAAATGACAATTTTTTTATCACTCAGATGAGTAGCTAATAATTGGCCTGGCAGTCGTCTATAGTACGATAAAACAAACTCAACATTCAATATGCCCAGTTTTTGCTGCTACAGTCTTACCAAGTCTGTAATAACAGGAAAGTTATGAAAGCTACGTAAACTAATATTGACAAACTTGGATTGTTAAACACAGCTTGTACGTACTAGTTTGTTCTCTTTGAACACTATTCAGTCTAAGTCAAGCTTGTTTTGCATATTACGTTATTGCATTGAAAGTAGAGATTCAAGTCCAATTTACGAGGGATACATTTTTACTGACCTTTAACATTTCTAAACTTGAGTTAAATCATAAATCACGGTTGGCTgcttaatttctttttttaattaattaggtttttacatttgtcatgAAATAAGTTCCAGGTGACTGTGCAACAGCCTTAAAAAGGTTTAAACTTTTCCTTTAATGCTGCGTTGACAGGTCATGTTCAGCATTAGTGTGACTTCGAAGGGCTGTCCGAAAGAAGAAGATCGCAGGCCTAAGACCATTAAGATCAAGCCCCTGGGCTTCacggaggaagtggagattaCCCTGAACTTCATCTGTGAATGTGAATGCCACAAGGACGGCATTGAGAACAGTTCAACCTGCCACAACGGGACCTACGAGTGTGGAGCCTGCAAGTAAGTCTGTCAACTTGCACTTGACACATCTAACAGAAAAATAGACTTATAATCAGTCTTTAGATCTCTGTTTTGCTTCAGTGTTAAATGAACCGTCTCGAGTGCCgacctgtctctgtgtctcaggtgtaGTGACGGGCGAGTGGGCAGAGAGTGCGAATGCAGCAGTAACGACGTGGCCACGGAGGACATGGACCGGACCTGCCGTAAGGACAACGGCACGGACATCTGCAGCAACAACGGAGAATGTGTGTGCGGCACGTGCGAGTGCAAGACGAGAGAAAACCCCGAGGAGAGGTACAGCGGACAGTACTGCGACTGCGACAACTTCAACTGTGATCGCTCTGGAAACAAACTGTGTGGAGGTGAGTGTGTCAGTACAACGGAGAACGCTTTGCATAGAGCGGTAAAGGCTTGTTTAAAGGAACTATGATGATGTTTTATCGAGTTAATTAGAGCAAATTAAGTCAATTAAAGCTTTCATGctaatttcttttctttaggGCATGGTCGCTGTGattgcagagtgtgtgtctgtgacgcCATGTGGACGGGCAGCGCCTGTGACTGCTCTCTGGACAACAGCACATGCATGGCCAGCAACAAGCAGATCTGTAACGGCAGGGGAACGTGTGAATGTGGCACCTGTAAGTGCACTGACCCCAAATTCCAGGGTCCCACTTGTGAGACCTGCCCTACCTGTCCAGGAGTCTGTACTGAACACAAGTAAGTCCGGAAGGATGAGGGGTCAATGTACATATATGATGGGAAAGTTATGGCTAGATCAAAttgctcctcctctctttacTGGCCAGGGGGTGATACCTCTCATTGGGCAGCTAAAATGGAGGGGGAAATACACATAATATAAAGCTGCAGAATTCTGAATTTACCCAATTGGTAAAATTAtgtctttcattttaaaatactgTTTCCCTGGACACTGATTCCTCCTGGCCCCGAGGGATTATTTCTCTGCAGTCATATGAACAGTCGGTTCGATGCAAGGACACAATACCAGTAATAAAAGCTACACATGTCTGCCAGGTTTGGCTAATTCTGGACAGCTGGAGCCTTATATTAGCTTTGACTGAACTTTagaatgtatttttacagaACTAGGACTGTGGAGTATGTCCCCTCATCTCTGGTGGTGACATCATCCATATGATGGTATCACTGCTGGGTCATTATGGAGACTGCTTTGCTTTTAACAATGACATTTTACAGTTGTTGTATTATGATACACTTTATGCTTTATACCATATACTAAATGCAATATAtgctaattattaatattagaCTTGTATGTTTGATTATGTATACAGTTTGATGCATGGTTTGATAACTTTAACAAAATactaacaaagaaaaaacataaatagcTTCTTTACTATTAGCAATTAGTAAATGACACGTCAGAGAATTGAATCAATGTTGAGTATGACATGTGATTTTAGAAACGCAAAGAACacaagggaaagagagaaagaaagagttcttaaaaagaaagaaaggaggaaagaaggaaggggcgtgtattaaaacaaaatgatgtcTGAAATACCTGATCTAGACCTGAACTGGCTGCCAAAAAGTGTTAAAGTGAAGGTCACAGTCCTTATCAAATGTTCCTATTGCTCTGATGACGCATAAAATCTCTAATCCATACATTCAAAGTTGGAGGaagtctttttatttccattttaaccGTACAAGTGTCTTGGCCTGGAGATTGGCAAGGACTATCATGCTTTTGTTGCAAAGGGTTAAGACACAGAGATCCTGCTCTACTGTGTAAACCATTCTGAAAAGGCCTATGTGGTTGTATAGATTGTGGGTGTGTACAATTAATGTATAAAATCCTGATGATTGCACACAACTAGACACAAGTGAGACAGCAGATTAAATCAGTCAGTGCCCATCAGGAGTAATATGTCTGTTCCCTCCAGAGAGTGTATCCAGTGCCGGGCGTTCGGCACAGGTGAGAAGAAGGACACATGCGAGCGCGACTGCAGCTACTTCCACCTGATTAAAGTGAAGGACAGGGACAAGCTGCCCCAGCCCAACGACGCCTCCTACCCCGTGATGCACTGCAAGGAGAGGGACGCCAACGACTGCTGGTTCTACTACACCTACGCCGTCAACAACAACACCGAGAAGGAGGTCCATGTGGTCGACTCGCTGGGTAAGCAGAGGGCTGGGCTGCACCAGGGTGTGGAGGGGTTCTGTTACAGAGGAAGCTAATTACAGGGGTTGTGGCGCTTGGGTTGTAAAAATAGATCATTTGTTTATTCTTAGAAGGCCGTGTGATGATGTGCTTTTGCCATGGTATCGTTATTTTTGCACTGTTGATTTAAAATGCCTAAACAGTCTGCCGTGTTGTCCAGACTGCCCCGCCGGTCCTGACATCATCCCGATCGTGGCGGGCGTGGTCGCCGGCATTGTCCTGATTGGCCTAGCCCTGCTGCTCATCTGGAAGCTGCTGATGATCATCCATGACAGGAGAGAGTTCGCCAAGTttgagaaggagaagatgaacgCCAAATGGGATACGGTGAGTGCCTGGAACCATAAGCTCCTCGGTGAAAGATGAGCCCGATAAATATTTTTGATATTTGGCTGATGTCTTTGTTTGAATCATTTAAATGCGGAAAGCAGGTGTTGTTTGGCCGAACCTGCAAAGCCAGTCGGCGGTCGGGGGAATTAACTTGTGAGGATCAGATGCTGTTCCTAGCAGCAGATGAGATTCACAGACTTGTTGATATGCTTATGAAGCGTCTCACTGGCATTCTGTGCCGTCTCTCAGCAGCGGGAACAGAGTGAATTTGTTGCTTTTGAATGACGCTCAGaataaaaaggggaaaaatGTCTGACACCCTCTGGACTTTTTTGGGAATGTTATGCGGTGCTGGATTTTTTCTGAGGAGTGGCCACAGCTCCTCCCCTCCATACCTCCTCCCCTCTGTAGCATCCTCCAGCCAAAATCAATATGACAGAAAGCGTCATGTCAGCAGGATCAAGTGTGCTGTCATGTGCCTCCACCTAGTGGTGGAACTGTGTCAGACCCTCAGTGTATGTGGGCATGGTGATGCAGATGTTTCTGATCACTGCGCATGTTGGATTCTTTACCATGGGCAGGGCAGTCTGTGGCTCCGGCTCACTTTCATTTTGAGAAATTAgaagctgctttttaaaaatcaGACGGACCAGGGGTGGCTGACAAGATAACAGGGCGAAGCAACCATACGGGATTTCCCCCTCCATGAACTCCTTTCTATCCCCACTTAGCAGCCATCCCTTCTTCATCTTTAGCCTCggtggaaatattgttattagtgaatttaaataaatatagatcACATAGGATGTCAGACATTTGGGGCGAGTTGACCCTTGTTTAATTAAGTGAAGCAATGATTCTTTATCTCTTATAAGAAAATTTGAGTATATCTATCTACAGTTTTTCACTGAGCAGAGATTATATAACAAGTCATATTTCAAACTTTCTGCAAAAGTGTAGGATCTCCATCTGAATTGATTGTTATTACAGAGCTCATTCATGAGGAGCTATGTTCCAATCAGGTTCCTCACTTAccatttcatattcatttttggatatatttgacaaatattttACTAATGCCAAACAAAATATACCATAACCTGCATATATGGTTTACTCGgtcatatgttttatttacacattgTATTTTATCTATTAAAACCTTTCAGCAGAACTCAAGAATCCAGTTTTATCAGCAAAATAATAAGGACATTATACAGATCCGCAGTCAGGAGAGAAAATGTGGGGTGGGCCTTAACATGAGCTCTTTTGTCATGTAATCTTTCCATGAGCTCCCAATTGGAAAAGATAATAATTACGAAGTGCAGAAAAGTTCATAAAGATCCACATTTCAATAACCTGATCCAGAACAAATATATTTCTgaacaaaactaaacaaagtatttcttcttttcaagattaaacattttaaagcaaataagTAGTCAAATTCATACCACCTGTGTAAGGATGAGCATACCAGAAGTGATGAAACTAATGAGGATAAATTGATTTAAATCTTCTATTGAGAGACCTACACTGTTCCATAGATCATGCtatattctatttattttacccTCGTCTATTTTCCACTGTTATTCACATCTTCTTGCCTCTACCATTCCAACGTTgtgctttatttttccttttattctttttacctGTCGTGCTGTACTTTTTCCCCGCTCAACTTTATattctgtcctcatccttcgcCTGTAGCAAGAAAACCCCATTTACAAGAGTCCTATCAATCAGTTCCAGAATCCGAGCTATGGACGCAAAGCTGCTGCCCTTTgagtttgtatttcttttcctttccacCTGATTTCCCTGCATGGACTGTTTCTGTCTGCACAACCTTGCTTTCAAACAGTCTCAGggtgttgttttttatcattcTCTTTATTTTACACCCGTCTAAAGTTGAGAATAAGAACAGTAATGTTGCCTTTATAGTTGGAAAaaactgcatgagtgtgcacaAAACATGTTCAATGTTCGAAGATATAAGGCCACAATTACAAAAACCCTTCCTGATAAGT
The window above is part of the Platichthys flesus chromosome 21, fPlaFle2.1, whole genome shotgun sequence genome. Proteins encoded here:
- the itgb1a gene encoding integrin beta-1a isoform X1, whose amino-acid sequence is MDLKLLLISTLLGVICYSDAQKEGNECINANAKSCGDCIQAGAKCGWCKDPGFLKQGETVSTRCDELQSLLKRGCDEAMIENPHGVQTILKNKAVTHRRKGEDKLKPEDITQIQPQKLSLTLRSGEPQTFDLKFKRAEDYPIDMYYLMDLSYSMKDDLENVKNLGTSLMVEMSKITSDFQIGFGSFVEKTVMPYISTTPAKLLNPCTGDQNCTSPFSYKNVLSLTNNGKMFNDLVGKQHISGNLDSPEGGFDAIMQVAVCGKQIGWRNVTRLLVFSTDAGFHFAGDGKLGGIVLPNDGKCHLENGVYTMSHYYDYPSIAHLVQKLSDNNIQTIFAVTEEFQPVYQELKNLIPKSAVGTLSANSSNVINLIIDAYNSLSSEVILENSKLPEGVTIAYTSRCKNGVVSEGENGRKCSNISIGDQVMFSISVTSKGCPKEEDRRPKTIKIKPLGFTEEVEITLNFICECECHKDGIENSSTCHNGTYECGACKCSDGRVGRECECSSNDVATEDMDRTCRKDNGTDICSNNGECVCGTCECKTRENPEERYSGQYCDCDNFNCDRSGNKLCGGHGRCDCRVCVCDAMWTGSACDCSLDNSTCMASNKQICNGRGTCECGTCKCTDPKFQGPTCETCPTCPGVCTEHKECIQCRAFGTGEKKDTCERDCSYFHLIKVKDRDKLPQPNDASYPVMHCKERDANDCWFYYTYAVNNNTEKEVHVVDSLDCPAGPDIIPIVAGVVAGIVLIGLALLLIWKLLMIIHDRREFAKFEKEKMNAKWDTQENPIYKSPINQFQNPSYGRKAAAL